One Companilactobacillus farciminis KCTC 3681 = DSM 20184 genomic window, TCAACAAAAAATAGTCCTGTTGAAAATTTCAACGGGGCTATTTTTGAGAGATCCTATTTTTCTAAGGATACATCATTAACTTTGACGAATTCATCTTTGCCAACTTTGTAATACTTTTGACCTTTGATTGAGGTCTTTTCTTTAGGTGTGCAAGTCTTACCTTTAGTTAAACAACGAGATAATTTCTTGCCTTTTTCATTATATAGTTGAGCTTTAGCTACCTTAACTTTGATCTTTGAACTAGAACTGCATTTCGTGGCAGCTTGAACTACGGCTACGTTAGAAACGGCTGGGATAATAGTAGTTACTGAAGCACCAGCGGATAGCAATGAAGCAAACAAAAGACTTTTTTGAATTAATTTCATAATTTTTATCTCCTTGAACTAACTTTCAGTAATAAAATGATAACGATTAATTTGTTATCAAAAATATCTTAACTCATAAATGATCAAGTAGTGCTTTCAAGACGTTGTCGAAATGTCTATGAAATCAAGGTGCTGTTGTTCATTTGTGAGATATTGCCTTTGTAATCTTTGTAGTAGGTATGATTGTAAAAGGCGTTTTGGTCACCAATCTTGCAGACGGTACCTTGAGTTAAGCATTTGCCAATCTTTTCACCTTTTTTATTGTAAAGTTGAGCTTTAGGGACATTTACTTCCAAACGGTAGTCGTTAGCTTCGATAGTTGAAACCATGTCTTCATCAGTTTGATTGTCGTTAGTTAAGATCTTGACATCTTCGCCTTTGACAAATTTATCCTTGCCAATTTTGAAGAAGTAAGCATTGGCAGTTGTACCTTTGACGACTGTGGCAGCTTGAACAGCACCGTTGCCATTAGTAATAACGGGGATAGTTGCAGCACCCATTCCGACAGCAAATAATGAAGCGAACAAAAGACTCTTTTGAACTAATTTCATGATTTTTATCTCCTTTGAACTACATACAATATAAATTAATTTTCTGAAAAAGATAGCTAGGTTTTTATTAATATTCTGTTATCAAAAGATATAATAACTTATTATTTTTCAAAAGGGTTGTTTGACGTGTAGCCATTGTGTATATAAAAAGAAGACCTCGCAAATCAAAATATGATTGCAAGATCTTCTTTTTCAGAAAGCTTAATAACTAAGCTTCTTGATCCAATATTTGAGAAGTAAGAACAAAGCGATAAACAATCCGCTAATCATCATGAATAAGCCGTTTTCATTACCAGTTTGTGGGAATGTGCCTTTTTCGTATGATGATTGACCAGAAGTAGGAATTGTTGAAGTGCTTGTTCCACTAGTTGGAACAGATGGTTTCAAACTAGGACTCATATTGGATGATGTACCAGGAATCACTGGATATGGTGTGGAAGAACTAGGGGCTTCTTCAACGCCTTGTGTGCCAGGAATTTCTGGATAAACAGGTTCAGCGTTGCTTGGAGCTTCAGGTTGACTAGGACTTTCTGGACTAGTTACAGAAGGTTCAGTAGTACTTGGAGTTTCAGGTTCTTCAGGACTTTCTGGATTAATTACAGGAGGTTCAGTAGTACCTGGGTTTTCAGGTTGACTAGGACTTTCTGGATTAGTTACAGGAGGTTCAGTAGTACTTGGAGCTTCAGGTTCACTAGGATTTGTTGGATTAGTTGTAGGAGGTTCAACAGTACCAGGATTTTCGGGTTCACTAGGATTTGTTGGACCAGTTACAGGAGGTTCAGTGGTACTTGGATTTTCTGGACTTGTTGTAGGAGGTGTTGTAGTACCAGGTTTTTCAGGTTCTCCGGGTACTACAGGGATATCTTCTTCAATTAAAGTATCCTTAGCTTCTACTTGAGTAGTTTCACCTTTAGAAATAGTAAAGCTGATTGGTTGAAGACTTGATTGATAGCCTTCAGGAGCTTTAGTTTCGACGAATGAATAAGTACCAGTTGGTAAATCAGGAACAGTGATTTGACCATTGGAATCAGTAGTCAAACCAGTTTGAAGAATTGCTCCAGTGCTATCTACCAAATCATAAACAGCGCCAGGCAAAACTTTACTAATATCGCTGGAATCAACTTTTGTTAAAACAACGCTACCAGTTTCTGGTGTGGTATCAAGGGCAGTGTTGAATTTTTCAAGAGCCAATGGAGTAGTTTGATTTAAAGCAATTGTAAAGTTCAATGGTGTAGCATCCAATTCATAACCGGGAGCGGCAGCAGTTTCAACTAAGGAGTAGTCGCCAACAGGCAAGTCGTCGATAGCCAATTTACCGCTACTGTCAGTTACAAGTCCACTTTGGATAACTTTACCAGTACTATCTAATAATTCGAAGGTAGCGCCAGCAATAGGATTCTTAGTTTCAGCATCTGCTTTAGTTAAGATGACTGAACCAGGAATAGATTTATCGGCTTGACTGACTTTGAGATCAGTGTTGCCGTCAGCATCTGGAATAGTGAATTCGATTGGACTGGAATTGATCAAATAACCATCAGGAGCTTTTACTTCGGTCATGGTATAAGAACCATAAGGTAAATTCTTGATATTGATTTGACCATTTTCATCAGTTTCAGCATTTGAAATAATGACGTAGCCAGTTCCGTTAGCTAATTGATATTCAGCACCACTCAAAGCTTTGCCAGTGGCTGAATCAGTCTTTTGCAAGGAAATAGATCCGACATTTTCATCACCATTACCAGTTCCGAAACCACCCCAAGAAGTGGAGGCACTAATGTTGTATGATCCTTCGCTTGAAGCCATGGTTGCGTTGTTAGTCCAAGTAGTTGAACCATCTGCATTAGTTCCGGTAACTTTAACTCTGTAGTAAATATCAACGGCAGTAGTTACATTTTCTGGGAAGGAGATGATAACTTTGTTGCCATCAGTAGTTACTGTTGGATTTAGTTGTTGACCATTGCTTACAAAACCACCAGTTCCGTAAGATCCACCGATAGCACTCAAAGAACCGGGGATGTACTCTTGGTTAGGACCTAAAGTATCAGTGATAACAACGCCACTTAAGTTGTGCTCGTTAGGGTTAAAAGCAATATTCCAAGTCAATTCATTTGGAACGTTGTTAGCATCAAACCCAGAGACCCAACCTAATTTGTTAAACATCCAATCTTCGCCTTCAGTATTATTGCTAGTATTAGTACCTTTTGCAACTAAGGTCAAAGTACCTTTACGATTAGCATTAGTATTGGATAGGACGTCGTTGAATGTTAAGGTACCAACTGTTTCACCATTTTTGATAGTAGCTGTACCAATTTCGACGTTACTACTATTGTAAATAGGGAAAGACAAATCAGCATTGGCAACGACACCTTCAGGTAAAGTAAATTGAGTTGTGTCGCCAGTATTGATTTGAACGCCATCAGGAATACTCCAGTTATAATTTACTTTGTAATTTAACCAAGTATATAAGTTATCACTTGGAGTAACCGGGTTACCGTTGATATCAGTCAAAGTAGCATCTTCAGCACCTAAGCCAGTGATTGTCAAAGCTTTAGGCGTTATCGTTGGACTAGTAGATGTCGTTTGACTCGTCGTGCTAGTCGTTGGAGCGGTTGTTGTAGTTGCAGTGCTCCCAGGCGGAGAGGTCGTGGTCTCAGTTGGAGTTGTCGTCGTTGTAGCAGCTTGAACTGAAATTTGGGGAACAAAGAAGATTAGAAATGCTAGAAACAATCCGATTAAGGATGCAACAATCAATGATTTTTTCATTTTCATTAAAAAGCATCTCCCTTATAATGCGATAAGTTATTAAAAAATAGTAACTTTATTATTGGTGCCGAACCCATACATATTCTCGTTACAACTAGAGTATATGACCTAGTCAAAAACAAGTAAATAAAATAGATCAATTAATTAATTATACCATTGTGATAATATTTCTTATATATACCAATCATAGAGATGCAAATAAAAACACTTCAAATCCATGGACGTTTTATCTATTGATTTGAAGTGTTTTTACTTGAAAGTTATAAAAAATCGAAACAAATTATTAACTAAAATATGTTATAGTGATGCCAAAAATAGTGGTGGTGAGGATAATGGAAAAAGTTGATCGACGTGTACAAAAAACTAATCAATCCTTACAATTAGCGTTTAAAAAATTAGCTAAGACAACTAGGTACCGAGATATTACAGTTAAGCAATTAACTAAAACAGCTCAGATCAATCGGAAGACTTTTTATTTGCACTACGATTCAATCGACGACTTTTCAGCAATGGTTGCGGATGAAATTTCTGAAAAAATTTTACAGTTGATTTTGGAAAAGCCACTTAGAGAAGGTTTGTCAGTCCCTGGGTTTATCTTCGATAAAGTATTTGATTTCTTTTCCCAATCACGAGAATTCTATACTTTCATGATGACGTCGGCCGATTATAGTTTTATCGGACAACAAGTAGAGACAATGGTTTCCAGAGGTTTGGCTGATGCTATTTTAAAAGAATTTGATCTTTGTAAATTGGACGCCTATGTCTGTGCTAGTTTTTTGATTCGTAATACTTTGATGCTGTTTCGGATATATAACGATGGACAAGTGCATCTTGATAGAAGTGAATTTAGAGATCGTCTGATCCGGCTTAATTCATCAGGATTAAAGAGCTTTTTGGATATTAACCGTAATTTGGAAAATTAATTTTTTAGAGAGGAATACAAATTACTTAAAAAGCGCTATCATTATATTAGTTATTAAATGAAAGCGTTGTTAAGAAGGGAGTGAATCTGATGGAATTAAAACAAAACTTGAATCAAAAACAAGTTCAGGGATTGTCTTTGACTCAAGGTATGCGTCAGTCCATTTTAATATTGCAGTCTGATGCAATTGATTTAGCAGATTATTTAAATGAACAAAGTTTGGAGAATCCATTATTTGACGTCCATGTCAATTTGGATATGCCATTTATTGAAAATAGTAATAATACTTCATATCAAATTAAAGATGAACAACAATCATTATTTGAATATTTATTAGATCAAGTCCAGTTAACGATGAGAAAGACACCTTTGCGGGACTTAGTTATTTATTTGATTGAACAATTAGATCCAAATGGTTATTTGACTTTGTCAGATAAAGAAATTTTTGAGGAAGTAAAAGATATTACGCCAATTATGTTGCTCGATGCCAAAACATTGTTGCAACAATTAGACCCTCCAGGGATTGGAGCTCGTGATTTAAGAGAGTGCTTATACTTGCAAGCTCAAGCAGATAACGCCAACGCAGAGGTTATGTCCATGTTGAGCGATAACTTTGAATTATTCACTAAACATGAGTGGAAGCAATTGAAGCGTAGTTTGAAGATTTCTAATGTTGAGTTGCAAAAAGATATTAGTTTTATTCAATCGTTGTCAGCTAATCCGGGTCAAAGATATACATCACAAAATGAACAGTATGTCGTCCCAGAATTGCAAGTTAAAAAGAATCAAGATAAATTGACTTTGTCGATCACTAAATATGGACAACCACAGTTGGTTTTCGCTGAAGAAACATATGACCGCTTAGTTAAATCAACCGATGATGATGTTCAAAAATATATTCACGATAAATATAATCAATACAAGACTTTGGAATACAATTTACAACGTCGAATTGATACTATTTCAATCATTGGTAGATGTATTGTCAGAGCTCAATATCAGTTCTTCATGCAAAATACTCAAGCCTTAGAGCCACTATTGATCAGGGATGTTGCTCAAAAGTTGCAGATCAGTGAATCAACAGTCAGTCGAACAATCAATGGTAAATACATTCAGACTGACTTTGGTATTTTTGAATTGAAGCGTTTCTTCTCCCGTCGTAGTAAGGTAACTGTGGGTGAGGATAAGTCAGTTGATCAAGTTAAAGTTAAGATCAAAGATATCATCAATGATGAAGATAAAAAGAAACCATTGAGTGACCAAAAGATTTCCGACATGCTACAAGAAGATGGATTAAAAATTGCTCGTCGGACAGTAGCCAAGTATCGTGAACAATTAGGTTTCCCATCAACTAGTCGTCGTATTTGAAAAAATAAAAAAGATTTATCGAAGCATCTGTTCGGATTTAATGCTGTCCGAATAGATGCTTTTTGCTATGGAGGACAGAATTTTAACACTAACCAAATTTGGAAAAGAATCAAAAGTTTTACACTATTTTTAATAAAAATCGCTTTTTGGCATAAAATATTTGTATAATGTATTAACCAAAGAGGGGAATATATTTATGAATATTGGACAATTGATAAATCAAATCATTTTGATGTTTGGTTTAATGCTGATTGGGGTTTTGATCAATAAGTTAAAATTTATGCACGCACAAACCTCTAGTGATTTAACCAACGTCTTGTTGTATATCGTTTCACCATGTTTAATCATCAACGCTTTTGAACAACCTTATTCTGATTCACGGATCAAGCAATTTTTGTTGGCAATTTTGGGAGTTGTCATCTTGTACGTTGTAGAGATTATTGTTGCCAAGTTAGTTTTTGGACGTTTAAAAAATGAGAATCTCAGACGTATTGCCCAATATGGCAGTATTTATTCGAATGCCGGTTTTATGGGGATTCCTCTGATCAGTTCTTTATTCGGTGCACCGGGAGTATTTTTTGCGGTCGTATCTTTGGCAGGTTTTAATATTTTTAGTTGGACTCAAGGAGTTTCTCTATTTAAAACTAATGAAAATGAGGAGAAAACTGATTGGCAGCAGGTTTTATTGAATCCAAATATTATTGCAATTGTTTTGGGCGTTTTCTTGTTTGTTTTTTCAATTAAGATTCCCAGCGTTCCTAACCAAATCATCAAATACATCGGTTCTGTCAATACGCCTTTATCGATGATTGTTATTGGTAACAGTTTGGGGAATATCACTTTTAGTAAAAAGATGTTGAACAAAGAAATTGGTTTGACGATTATCTTACGTAATTTACTATTTCCAATTATCGCTATTTTCATCCTGCAATTTTTGGGAGTGACTGGCATTGCCTTTTATACAACAGTAGTGATGGCAGCCTGTCCAGTTGCTGGATTAGTAGTTTTGTTCACTTTACAGGCACAAGGGGATGCTGCTCCAGCAATTTCTTTGATGAGTTTGTCGACAATTTTGAGTTTAATTACGATTCCTTTGGTTTTTGCTTTGGGAAATGTTTTATAAGACCGGAAGGTCTTTTTTTATAAAAATCGCTAATTGAGAAAATACGGTAATTTATTGCTGTGATGAATCAATGATTTATGCGATTTGAGGTATTTTTGCAAACATATGTTCCCCTTATGTGATATAATTACGATACCAAATCATGGGAGAGGGTTCATATGGTCTTAAAGGGTATCAAACTACGTATTTATCCAGATAGTTACCAAAAGGAACTGATTGAATATAATTTTGGCGCTAATCGTTTTGTTTGGAACAATATGTTAGACATGATGATCAAACGTCATGAAAATAATCCTGATTTGAAATCTTTGAAAGCATTCGACTTGAACTATATTTTAACAACTTTCAAAAAAGAACACACTTGGCTAAAGAAAGCTGAAAGCACTAGTCTTCAAGTTTCTAATAAAGATTTATTTGAGGCTTATAAAGGTTTCTTTAGTAAAAAGCGTAAGTTTCCACGATTCAAAAGTAAGAAATATCCAAAACAAAGTTATCAATCTAAATTTGTTAATAACAATGTTGCAATACTTGATGATTCTTATATCAAGTTACCTAAACTTGGAGTAATGAAATATAAGAACAAAAAATCAATTCCTAGTGTAATCAAGTACGTGACTATTCGTAAATCATTGACTAACAAATATTACGCTATTCTTACGGTTGATGAAGATATTACTCAATTACCAAGGACAAACAGGTCTGTCGGTCTTGATATGGGTGTTTGTGACCTAGTAATCTGTTCAGACGGAAGTAAGTATAAGACTATCCGTTTTGATAGGAAACTTGCTAAAAAGAAACACTATTGGGAAAAACGATTAGCTAGAAGACGTAATCAAG contains:
- a CDS encoding TetR/AcrR family transcriptional regulator, translated to MEKVDRRVQKTNQSLQLAFKKLAKTTRYRDITVKQLTKTAQINRKTFYLHYDSIDDFSAMVADEISEKILQLILEKPLREGLSVPGFIFDKVFDFFSQSREFYTFMMTSADYSFIGQQVETMVSRGLADAILKEFDLCKLDAYVCASFLIRNTLMLFRIYNDGQVHLDRSEFRDRLIRLNSSGLKSFLDINRNLEN
- a CDS encoding AEC family transporter is translated as MNIGQLINQIILMFGLMLIGVLINKLKFMHAQTSSDLTNVLLYIVSPCLIINAFEQPYSDSRIKQFLLAILGVVILYVVEIIVAKLVFGRLKNENLRRIAQYGSIYSNAGFMGIPLISSLFGAPGVFFAVVSLAGFNIFSWTQGVSLFKTNENEEKTDWQQVLLNPNIIAIVLGVFLFVFSIKIPSVPNQIIKYIGSVNTPLSMIVIGNSLGNITFSKKMLNKEIGLTIILRNLLFPIIAIFILQFLGVTGIAFYTTVVMAACPVAGLVVLFTLQAQGDAAPAISLMSLSTILSLITIPLVFALGNVL
- a CDS encoding MSCRAMM family protein translates to MKMKKSLIVASLIGLFLAFLIFFVPQISVQAATTTTTPTETTTSPPGSTATTTTAPTTSTTSQTTSTSPTITPKALTITGLGAEDATLTDINGNPVTPSDNLYTWLNYKVNYNWSIPDGVQINTGDTTQFTLPEGVVANADLSFPIYNSSNVEIGTATIKNGETVGTLTFNDVLSNTNANRKGTLTLVAKGTNTSNNTEGEDWMFNKLGWVSGFDANNVPNELTWNIAFNPNEHNLSGVVITDTLGPNQEYIPGSLSAIGGSYGTGGFVSNGQQLNPTVTTDGNKVIISFPENVTTAVDIYYRVKVTGTNADGSTTWTNNATMASSEGSYNISASTSWGGFGTGNGDENVGSISLQKTDSATGKALSGAEYQLANGTGYVIISNAETDENGQINIKNLPYGSYTMTEVKAPDGYLINSSPIEFTIPDADGNTDLKVSQADKSIPGSVILTKADAETKNPIAGATFELLDSTGKVIQSGLVTDSSGKLAIDDLPVGDYSLVETAAAPGYELDATPLNFTIALNQTTPLALEKFNTALDTTPETGSVVLTKVDSSDISKVLPGAVYDLVDSTGAILQTGLTTDSNGQITVPDLPTGTYSFVETKAPEGYQSSLQPISFTISKGETTQVEAKDTLIEEDIPVVPGEPEKPGTTTPPTTSPENPSTTEPPVTGPTNPSEPENPGTVEPPTTNPTNPSEPEAPSTTEPPVTNPESPSQPENPGTTEPPVINPESPEEPETPSTTEPSVTSPESPSQPEAPSNAEPVYPEIPGTQGVEEAPSSSTPYPVIPGTSSNMSPSLKPSVPTSGTSTSTIPTSGQSSYEKGTFPQTGNENGLFMMISGLFIALFLLLKYWIKKLSY
- the rpoN gene encoding RNA polymerase factor sigma-54 → MELKQNLNQKQVQGLSLTQGMRQSILILQSDAIDLADYLNEQSLENPLFDVHVNLDMPFIENSNNTSYQIKDEQQSLFEYLLDQVQLTMRKTPLRDLVIYLIEQLDPNGYLTLSDKEIFEEVKDITPIMLLDAKTLLQQLDPPGIGARDLRECLYLQAQADNANAEVMSMLSDNFELFTKHEWKQLKRSLKISNVELQKDISFIQSLSANPGQRYTSQNEQYVVPELQVKKNQDKLTLSITKYGQPQLVFAEETYDRLVKSTDDDVQKYIHDKYNQYKTLEYNLQRRIDTISIIGRCIVRAQYQFFMQNTQALEPLLIRDVAQKLQISESTVSRTINGKYIQTDFGIFELKRFFSRRSKVTVGEDKSVDQVKVKIKDIINDEDKKKPLSDQKISDMLQEDGLKIARRTVAKYREQLGFPSTSRRI
- a CDS encoding RNA-guided endonuclease TnpB family protein; this translates as MVLKGIKLRIYPDSYQKELIEYNFGANRFVWNNMLDMMIKRHENNPDLKSLKAFDLNYILTTFKKEHTWLKKAESTSLQVSNKDLFEAYKGFFSKKRKFPRFKSKKYPKQSYQSKFVNNNVAILDDSYIKLPKLGVMKYKNKKSIPSVIKYVTIRKSLTNKYYAILTVDEDITQLPRTNRSVGLDMGVCDLVICSDGSKYKTIRFDRKLAKKKHYWEKRLARRRNQALRDIQYKKKFGLIDPKPLEQYSNYMRAKLMVAKYSEKIANQRKNYLHKITRELVENNDLIVIEDLKTKNLLGNHKLSRAIANQSWRALRLMLEYKCEWYGKKFLVVNPFKTSQICSNCGYDDGKHELDIREWDCPSCGIHHDRDINASKNILNNGLEQALVK
- a CDS encoding SLAP domain-containing protein, which codes for MKLIQKSLLFASLLSAGASVTTIIPAVSNVAVVQAATKCSSSSKIKVKVAKAQLYNEKGKKLSRCLTKGKTCTPKEKTSIKGQKYYKVGKDEFVKVNDVSLEK